Proteins from a genomic interval of Rubinisphaera italica:
- a CDS encoding DUF1553 domain-containing protein, whose translation MQAQKYPVNMLVRILLLLVVSQFLNSEISAEEPTSEQLDFFEKKIRPVLVTHCYECHAADSKNLQGGLLLDSRDGLLTGGDSGPAVVPNDIDESLLISALKFDSFEMPPKGKLPEHVIADFEHWVRDGAADPREAITTTGKPREIDIEAGRSHWAYQPVSNPAIPEVYDQSWPANEIDHFILARLEAASHKPTKDADKEVLIRRLYFSLIGLPPTPVEIEAFVNNPSPQAYEQVVDELLNSPHFGERWGRHWLDVVRYAESVTLRGFVMPEAWRYRDYVIDTFNDDRPYDQFVIEQLAGDLIDSTSLEQRQRNLIATTFLTMGNSNLEDQDKQKLEMDFVDEQLDVISRGFLAQTITCARCHDHKFDPIPTRDYYAMAGILKNVKALNHANISKWIEVPLPVSNEVRQKLDAHNASVTALETSIAKLKSQLPANQNTTPKYQIVAVADLPGIVVDDSEARKVGTWKDSQSFKNYVGDGYCHDEANGKGDKTITFLPKLPKDGRYEVRFAYSHSVNRAVDVPITVFSADGEKRILLNQKQPPKIDGRFVSLGTYRFEVAGQSFVLVENKGTTGHVIADAVQFLPVDESELADQKSSNQSSTKEEETQLAELQKFESIEQEIQSLEVKLKKLEKSAPVIPKTMTVLEEDKGEDLPIHIRGNVHNLGEIAPRGVLQVANYGAAPMMPSDESGRLELAKWMADPEHPLTSQVMTNRVWHWLFGVGLVRTVDNFGTTGESPSHPELLDYLSTRFVEEGWSVKKLIRSIVMSRTYRLSSVGTTPATDPENRLLSHCHRNRLDAESLRDAMLSISGQLDLTPGGRTFPENLSSDYGFQFKEPLRSVYAPVFRNSLPEIFEAFDFANPSMVSGRRNVSTVAPQALFLMNHPFVRKQASKTATQLLSESFDDADSRIDHAYMLTIARHPTNTERKISRDFIESTTQLSSSQEAWTQFVQSLFSSLEFRYLK comes from the coding sequence ATGCAAGCACAGAAATATCCTGTGAATATGCTTGTGAGAATTCTCCTTCTCTTAGTGGTCTCGCAATTTCTGAATTCAGAAATTAGCGCAGAAGAACCGACTTCCGAGCAGCTTGATTTTTTTGAAAAGAAAATACGTCCTGTCCTCGTCACTCATTGTTATGAGTGCCATGCCGCGGATTCCAAAAACCTGCAGGGCGGATTACTTCTCGACTCCCGCGATGGTCTCCTGACCGGTGGAGATTCCGGCCCCGCTGTTGTGCCCAATGATATTGATGAAAGTCTGCTCATCTCCGCACTGAAGTTCGACAGTTTCGAGATGCCTCCCAAAGGCAAACTGCCTGAGCACGTCATCGCCGATTTTGAACACTGGGTGCGTGACGGAGCGGCTGATCCCCGCGAAGCAATAACGACCACAGGAAAGCCACGTGAAATTGATATTGAGGCGGGTCGCAGCCATTGGGCCTATCAACCCGTTTCGAATCCTGCGATTCCTGAAGTGTACGATCAATCCTGGCCAGCCAATGAAATCGATCACTTTATTCTCGCCCGATTGGAAGCAGCTAGTCATAAACCGACGAAAGATGCCGACAAAGAAGTTTTAATTCGTCGTCTCTATTTCAGCCTCATTGGATTACCACCGACTCCCGTAGAAATCGAAGCTTTTGTCAATAATCCTTCTCCGCAAGCCTATGAGCAAGTGGTGGATGAATTATTGAACTCCCCTCATTTCGGCGAACGCTGGGGACGCCACTGGCTGGATGTTGTTCGTTATGCAGAGTCCGTCACGTTGCGCGGTTTTGTCATGCCCGAAGCGTGGAGATATCGAGACTATGTGATTGACACTTTTAATGATGACCGCCCTTATGATCAATTTGTCATCGAGCAACTCGCGGGCGATTTAATTGACAGTACATCTCTGGAACAGCGTCAACGAAATCTGATTGCCACAACATTTCTAACAATGGGCAACAGCAATCTGGAAGATCAGGATAAGCAAAAACTGGAAATGGATTTCGTTGACGAGCAACTGGATGTGATTAGCCGAGGATTCCTGGCTCAAACCATTACCTGTGCCCGCTGTCACGATCACAAATTCGATCCGATCCCCACCCGCGACTATTACGCCATGGCGGGCATTCTAAAAAATGTCAAAGCTCTCAATCATGCCAATATCTCCAAATGGATCGAGGTTCCTCTCCCTGTATCCAATGAAGTTCGACAAAAGTTGGATGCTCATAATGCCTCTGTAACCGCATTGGAAACATCGATTGCTAAGCTAAAATCACAGCTACCGGCCAATCAGAATACAACTCCCAAATATCAGATTGTCGCAGTTGCTGACTTGCCTGGCATTGTCGTTGATGATTCCGAGGCTCGTAAAGTCGGCACCTGGAAAGATTCCCAGTCGTTCAAGAACTATGTCGGAGATGGTTATTGCCATGATGAAGCCAATGGTAAGGGCGACAAGACGATCACATTTCTCCCTAAGTTGCCCAAGGATGGCCGCTATGAAGTTCGGTTTGCCTACAGTCATTCGGTAAATCGAGCCGTCGATGTTCCGATTACAGTTTTCAGTGCCGATGGTGAAAAAAGAATACTCCTGAATCAGAAACAGCCACCCAAAATTGATGGACGCTTTGTCTCATTGGGAACCTATCGATTCGAAGTCGCTGGACAGAGTTTTGTGTTGGTCGAAAACAAAGGAACGACTGGGCACGTGATTGCCGATGCGGTTCAATTTCTTCCTGTCGATGAATCTGAGCTGGCTGACCAGAAATCATCCAATCAGTCGAGTACCAAAGAGGAAGAGACGCAGCTGGCTGAATTACAGAAGTTTGAATCGATTGAGCAAGAGATCCAATCACTGGAAGTGAAACTCAAGAAGCTGGAGAAATCGGCTCCCGTCATTCCGAAAACGATGACTGTTCTTGAAGAGGACAAAGGCGAAGACCTGCCGATTCATATTCGTGGCAACGTGCACAACCTTGGCGAAATTGCTCCCCGGGGCGTGCTTCAGGTGGCCAACTATGGTGCTGCTCCGATGATGCCTAGCGATGAAAGTGGGCGACTGGAACTGGCAAAATGGATGGCAGATCCCGAGCATCCTTTAACCTCTCAAGTGATGACCAACCGCGTATGGCATTGGCTGTTCGGAGTTGGACTTGTCCGGACGGTCGATAATTTCGGAACGACGGGAGAGAGTCCCTCTCATCCGGAACTGCTCGATTATCTCTCGACCCGATTTGTCGAAGAGGGATGGTCCGTTAAGAAGTTGATTCGTTCGATTGTGATGTCGCGAACCTATCGCCTTTCCTCAGTTGGGACGACTCCAGCCACAGATCCAGAGAATCGATTGTTATCGCATTGTCATCGAAATCGATTGGATGCCGAGTCACTCCGTGATGCGATGCTCTCAATTTCCGGGCAACTCGATTTGACACCCGGTGGTCGAACATTCCCGGAGAATCTCTCCAGTGACTACGGTTTTCAATTCAAGGAACCTCTCAGAAGTGTCTATGCCCCTGTGTTCCGTAACAGTCTGCCAGAAATTTTTGAGGCGTTTGATTTCGCAAATCCGAGTATGGTCTCTGGGCGGCGCAATGTCAGTACCGTCGCTCCGCAGGCATTGTTCCTGATGAACCATCCCTTTGTTCGCAAGCAGGCAAGTAAAACCGCAACACAGCTATTATCAGAATCGTTCGATGATGCAGACTCTCGAATTGATCATGCCTACATGCTGACGATTGCGAGACATCCCACGAACACCGAACGCAAAATCAGCCGTGATTTTATCGAATCGACAACACAACTGAGTTCAAGCCAGGAAGCCTGGACTCAGTTTGTGCAGTCGTTATTTTCCAGCCTCGAATTTCGATATCTCAAATAG
- a CDS encoding DUF1501 domain-containing protein — protein MDHVYQTPMTRRDVLQKTACGFGGLALAGLCAENTATAGKKSSSLQSIKEPHHPPRAKRIIFLFMQGGPSQVDTFDYKPALEANHGKSFTFNDARTIAKTGKRGTSQHVMKSPWEFRQYGESGRAASDLFPETASHMDDLTFVHSMHTDGVAHGPATLFLHCGSTNFVRPSFGSWVNYGLGSENENLPGFVSLSPSTGNGGPRNYGNAFLPAIYQGTAIGNASKAIKEATLRNLSNANLSPTQQRRQLEFLQNLNQEQLGSHSQNSELEAVINSFELAWRMQNNVPDVLDLNQETKETLDMYGIGDKETDDYGRQCLMARRLCESGVRFIQVNYGDNSANPAWDQHSNLPRHEQHARAVDKPIGALLQDLKQRGLLEDTIVWWSGEFGRTPYSQSNGTGRDHNPGGFTTWLAGDCLKSGLSYGSTDELGSTAVENKVHMHDLHATLLHLLGLDHEKLTYRYAGRNFRLTDVHGHVVEPIIS, from the coding sequence ATGGACCATGTTTATCAAACTCCAATGACACGCCGAGATGTACTCCAGAAAACCGCATGTGGATTCGGAGGACTGGCTCTGGCTGGCCTCTGTGCAGAAAATACCGCGACTGCCGGCAAGAAAAGTTCATCACTTCAATCGATTAAAGAGCCACATCATCCCCCCCGGGCTAAACGGATTATCTTTTTGTTCATGCAGGGTGGTCCCAGTCAGGTTGATACGTTCGATTACAAACCGGCATTGGAAGCCAATCATGGCAAGTCTTTTACTTTCAATGACGCACGCACGATTGCCAAGACCGGAAAGCGGGGAACGTCTCAACATGTCATGAAATCGCCTTGGGAATTTCGACAGTATGGGGAATCGGGCCGAGCCGCTTCTGATTTATTCCCGGAAACAGCCAGCCACATGGATGATCTGACCTTTGTCCATTCCATGCACACGGATGGTGTCGCTCATGGACCAGCGACATTATTCCTGCATTGCGGCTCAACAAATTTTGTGAGACCTTCCTTTGGCTCTTGGGTCAATTACGGCCTCGGCTCCGAAAATGAGAATCTTCCCGGATTTGTCTCCCTGAGTCCTTCCACAGGAAACGGCGGTCCACGGAATTATGGAAACGCATTTCTCCCAGCGATTTATCAGGGGACTGCAATTGGCAATGCCAGTAAAGCGATTAAAGAGGCCACGCTCCGGAATTTATCCAATGCCAATTTGAGTCCCACTCAACAACGCAGACAACTCGAATTCCTTCAAAATCTGAATCAGGAGCAATTAGGCTCTCATTCTCAAAATTCCGAACTCGAAGCGGTCATCAATTCCTTTGAACTCGCCTGGCGAATGCAGAACAATGTACCCGATGTGCTGGACCTGAATCAGGAAACCAAAGAAACACTCGACATGTATGGCATCGGCGATAAGGAAACCGATGATTACGGTCGGCAATGCCTGATGGCGCGTCGACTTTGTGAGTCTGGTGTCCGCTTTATCCAGGTCAACTACGGCGACAACTCGGCTAACCCCGCTTGGGACCAGCATTCTAATCTGCCCAGACATGAACAACATGCTCGCGCTGTCGATAAGCCAATTGGAGCCCTGCTGCAGGACCTCAAACAACGGGGGTTACTCGAAGATACCATTGTCTGGTGGAGCGGGGAGTTTGGACGAACTCCTTACTCACAAAGCAATGGAACCGGTAGGGACCACAACCCCGGAGGTTTCACAACCTGGCTGGCTGGCGATTGTCTGAAGTCCGGACTTTCCTATGGTTCCACCGATGAGCTCGGTTCCACAGCTGTGGAAAACAAAGTTCACATGCACGACCTGCACGCGACATTATTGCACTTACTTGGATTGGATCACGAGAAACTGACCTATCGCTACGCTGGCCGAAATTTCCGACTGACCGACGTACATGGTCATGTTGTTGAGCCAATCATCAGTTGA
- a CDS encoding DUF1501 domain-containing protein, whose translation MFNSNPQISINGRQLLNRRGFLNESATALGSIALLDLLANDRLLAEQPAINPAHPFAPRASHYPAKAKNVIVIFCAGAVSQLETWDYKPELIKYDGQPLKGGPAVTFQGPAGDLARPQYEFRQRGETGKWVSEMIPHLAELTDDIAFVHSLTSKSNTHGPAENFLSTGTPLDGFPSLGSWVSYALGSENQNLPAYVAIPDPRGVPQNGSNNWGPGFLPAAFQGTPLSSKEPIRHLKPPKISSEADREARQLLQRMNERHLDKHPGDSKLAARIASYELAARMQLSVPEITDLDSEPAHILKSYGADDESNPIRAAFARNCILARRMIESGVRFVQLFNGAYASGGELNWDGHSKLKEQYDKHASILDQPTAAMIKDMKERGLLEDTLVVWCTEFGRMPFFQKGAKGRDHNPDGFTCWLAGAGVKPGVSHGVTDEFGQKAVQDIHPLYDFNATILHLLGLDHERLTFEHNGIERRLTNVEGHLIKEVLA comes from the coding sequence ATGTTCAATTCAAATCCGCAGATTTCAATCAACGGCCGACAGCTCTTGAATCGCCGTGGTTTTCTCAACGAATCGGCGACGGCTCTCGGCTCAATCGCTCTTCTGGATTTACTGGCAAACGATCGCCTGCTCGCAGAACAGCCTGCGATTAATCCTGCTCACCCCTTTGCACCGCGGGCCAGTCATTATCCGGCTAAGGCAAAAAATGTCATTGTGATTTTCTGTGCGGGAGCCGTCAGTCAACTGGAGACCTGGGACTACAAACCGGAGCTCATCAAGTATGACGGGCAACCCCTCAAAGGTGGTCCGGCTGTCACGTTTCAGGGCCCAGCAGGAGATCTGGCTCGGCCGCAGTATGAGTTTCGTCAACGGGGAGAAACCGGGAAGTGGGTCAGTGAGATGATTCCTCATCTGGCCGAGTTGACCGATGACATCGCCTTTGTGCATTCCCTCACCAGTAAAAGTAATACGCACGGCCCCGCAGAAAATTTTCTTTCGACAGGAACGCCACTGGATGGTTTTCCGAGTCTCGGTTCGTGGGTCAGTTATGCACTGGGAAGCGAGAATCAAAATTTGCCCGCTTATGTCGCCATTCCTGATCCACGCGGCGTCCCTCAAAATGGTTCAAACAACTGGGGCCCAGGATTTCTACCAGCTGCGTTTCAGGGAACTCCTTTAAGTTCCAAAGAGCCGATCCGTCATCTGAAACCTCCAAAGATTTCTTCAGAGGCTGATCGTGAAGCCAGGCAGCTCCTACAGCGAATGAATGAGCGTCATCTGGATAAGCATCCCGGTGACAGCAAACTCGCTGCTCGAATTGCCAGTTACGAACTGGCGGCTCGCATGCAGTTGAGCGTGCCTGAGATTACCGATTTGGATTCCGAACCTGCCCACATCCTCAAAAGTTATGGAGCGGATGATGAATCGAATCCGATCCGCGCCGCGTTTGCCCGCAATTGCATTCTTGCTCGCCGTATGATTGAAAGTGGTGTCCGTTTCGTTCAGTTGTTTAACGGAGCCTATGCCAGTGGCGGGGAATTGAATTGGGATGGTCACAGCAAACTCAAGGAACAATATGACAAACATGCCTCCATTTTGGATCAGCCAACTGCGGCAATGATCAAAGACATGAAAGAGAGAGGATTGTTAGAAGATACCCTGGTCGTCTGGTGTACGGAATTTGGCCGGATGCCGTTCTTCCAGAAGGGGGCCAAGGGGCGTGATCATAATCCCGATGGCTTCACTTGCTGGCTGGCAGGCGCGGGCGTTAAGCCCGGGGTGAGTCATGGGGTGACGGACGAGTTCGGTCAGAAAGCCGTGCAAGATATTCATCCGCTTTACGATTTCAACGCCACGATTCTGCATCTGCTCGGACTTGACCACGAACGCCTGACCTTCGAACACAACGGCATCGAACGCAGGCTGACCAATGTTGAAGGACATTTGATTAAGGAAGTACTTGCTTAG
- a CDS encoding PSD1 and planctomycete cytochrome C domain-containing protein, translated as MVKLLATAVLLVVSSLHAKAADVDYVHDVRPILQKHCYSCHGAETQKSGLRLDIKSEAFKGGDGWGPSLIAGKSEESPIIELVSSDDESYRMPPEGNGLSAAEIETLTRWVDEGANWPDGVDLAKLEDRMDHWSFKPLTSPDVPTVENSEWARNEIDRFILARLEQENLNPVTTADATTWLRRVTLDLTGLLPTPQELNEFIEDAEHGEAAYEKVVNRLLASPRYGEHFAQHWLDVVRYADTHGFEVNTERPNAWPYRDYVIEAFNKDTPYDQFIKEQLVGDAMGTDAATGFLVTASVLLPGQIGKDAPSIRLARQDALDEIVNNIGQTFLGLSIGCARCHDHKFDPISAKDYYSMQAFVAGVEYGDRPMQTPETEALQLQAKLHRKRVEEIDQQLLAFVPLAHPRQDASNNSGTTSAELNVESFSPIEAKFVRFTIHDCNLHPKLGLIEPCIDEFEIWTDEESPQNIALASHGTKVTASGSRISASHKLEHINNDVYGNSSSWMSDTPGTGWVIFELPTATRISKIIWSRDRNGQFNDRLPTSYTLEAAIFEDDYTQLKYVPPQRSPVVTTMNTDRFVPVRAKRLRFTVLATNSLEPCIDELEVYNTNGQNIALASQGTTVKTSGETIVSNRHESQFLNDGKYGNSRSWLSNQTDQSWVELEFTQEQEIDRVVWGRDREGKLKDRLPIEYQIEINANEETWQLIADSSDRKSWSAKDEQKSGFSTVGLSNEEAKAANRLLNEQKSLNAKIKSAENGQLAFAGKFRKPDEIHLLRRGDPEQPAEKVTPAVLSSLDEFTLPATTPEQERRIQLAEWIADPENPLTARVMANRIWQWHFGTGFVDTPNDFGRNGTKPTHPELLDWLAQELIRSDWSVKQMHRKIVLSSTYRQSTQFNAEAAKIDSESRLLWRWPARRMSAESIRDCILAVSGQLNLKMGGRGYNLFKQRGGLSGYTPIETFEQDGLRRMIYAHKVRRERDAVFGAFDCPDGGQSQARRIESTTPIQALNLFNSRFVIDQAEEFAKRVQSEVGDDTNQQVQQVYLVALNRNPSDEELKDIEPIVREYGLATLCRVLFNSNEFLFIP; from the coding sequence ATGGTTAAACTTCTCGCAACAGCAGTTTTACTGGTCGTGTCATCTCTCCACGCCAAAGCAGCCGATGTTGATTATGTACACGATGTGCGGCCCATTCTGCAGAAGCATTGCTATTCCTGTCATGGAGCCGAAACGCAGAAAAGTGGACTCCGTCTCGATATCAAATCCGAAGCGTTCAAAGGGGGCGATGGTTGGGGGCCGAGTCTGATCGCGGGGAAGTCTGAGGAAAGCCCAATCATTGAACTGGTTTCCAGCGATGACGAATCTTACCGGATGCCACCGGAAGGAAACGGACTCAGTGCAGCAGAGATTGAAACGCTCACACGCTGGGTCGATGAAGGTGCCAACTGGCCAGACGGCGTCGATCTTGCCAAGCTGGAAGACCGGATGGATCACTGGTCTTTCAAACCGCTGACTTCACCAGATGTTCCTACGGTGGAGAATTCGGAATGGGCTCGCAATGAGATCGATCGTTTTATTCTTGCGAGGCTGGAACAGGAAAACCTGAACCCTGTGACTACTGCGGATGCGACCACCTGGTTGCGGCGCGTGACATTGGATCTGACAGGACTTCTGCCGACTCCACAGGAGTTGAACGAGTTTATTGAAGATGCCGAGCATGGCGAGGCGGCTTATGAGAAAGTCGTCAATCGCTTGCTGGCATCTCCGCGCTACGGCGAGCATTTTGCGCAGCATTGGCTGGATGTCGTTCGTTATGCCGATACGCACGGATTTGAAGTGAACACCGAAAGACCGAACGCCTGGCCTTATCGCGATTATGTGATCGAAGCGTTCAATAAAGACACGCCTTACGATCAGTTCATTAAAGAACAGCTGGTCGGCGATGCGATGGGAACTGATGCAGCGACCGGTTTTCTGGTCACCGCTTCTGTCTTATTGCCGGGACAAATCGGGAAAGATGCTCCCTCGATCCGACTGGCTCGACAGGATGCATTAGACGAGATTGTAAACAATATCGGCCAGACGTTCCTCGGTCTGAGCATCGGCTGCGCCCGTTGTCACGATCACAAATTCGATCCGATTTCAGCCAAAGATTATTACTCGATGCAGGCCTTTGTCGCTGGAGTTGAGTATGGGGATCGTCCGATGCAGACTCCCGAAACCGAAGCGTTACAACTTCAAGCGAAGTTGCATCGGAAACGAGTAGAAGAGATTGATCAACAATTACTCGCCTTCGTACCACTGGCACATCCGCGGCAGGACGCTAGTAATAACTCAGGCACGACCAGTGCCGAGTTGAACGTCGAATCCTTTTCTCCCATCGAGGCAAAGTTCGTTCGGTTCACCATTCACGATTGCAATCTGCATCCGAAACTCGGATTGATCGAGCCCTGCATCGACGAATTTGAAATCTGGACCGATGAAGAGTCTCCCCAAAATATCGCCCTGGCTTCACACGGCACAAAGGTGACAGCTTCAGGCAGCCGGATTTCAGCCAGTCATAAACTCGAACATATTAATAATGATGTGTATGGAAACTCGAGCAGTTGGATGTCCGACACTCCAGGAACCGGTTGGGTGATCTTTGAACTGCCGACTGCGACACGGATTTCAAAAATCATTTGGAGCCGCGACCGCAACGGACAATTCAACGACCGACTTCCGACCTCCTATACCCTCGAAGCTGCAATTTTTGAAGACGATTACACACAATTGAAATATGTTCCACCACAGCGTTCGCCCGTTGTCACGACTATGAATACGGATCGTTTTGTACCAGTCCGTGCAAAACGACTCCGATTCACTGTCCTCGCGACCAATAGCCTTGAACCCTGTATTGATGAACTCGAAGTCTACAATACAAATGGCCAGAACATCGCCCTGGCCAGTCAGGGAACAACCGTGAAAACTTCGGGCGAAACCATCGTCAGTAATCGACATGAGTCTCAGTTTCTAAACGATGGGAAATATGGCAATTCACGAAGCTGGTTGTCTAATCAGACCGACCAGAGTTGGGTCGAACTGGAATTCACTCAAGAACAGGAGATTGATCGCGTTGTCTGGGGGCGGGATCGAGAAGGAAAACTGAAGGATCGGTTGCCGATTGAGTATCAAATCGAAATCAATGCCAACGAAGAGACGTGGCAACTGATTGCAGACTCTTCGGATCGGAAATCATGGAGTGCGAAGGACGAGCAGAAATCAGGTTTTTCAACGGTCGGTTTGAGCAATGAAGAAGCCAAAGCGGCCAACCGATTATTGAACGAACAAAAAAGTCTGAATGCGAAAATCAAGTCTGCCGAGAATGGTCAGCTGGCATTTGCGGGCAAGTTCCGCAAGCCGGATGAGATCCATCTGCTCCGTCGTGGCGATCCCGAGCAACCAGCAGAGAAAGTAACTCCAGCTGTTTTGAGTTCACTGGACGAGTTCACGCTTCCCGCGACAACTCCCGAGCAGGAGCGTCGAATACAGCTTGCCGAATGGATTGCAGACCCCGAGAATCCACTGACGGCCCGGGTGATGGCAAACCGCATCTGGCAATGGCATTTTGGGACTGGATTTGTCGATACCCCGAACGACTTTGGTCGTAATGGCACTAAGCCGACGCATCCGGAATTGCTGGACTGGCTGGCACAGGAGTTGATACGCTCAGACTGGTCTGTCAAACAGATGCATCGGAAAATAGTCCTCTCGTCGACGTATCGCCAATCAACTCAGTTTAATGCAGAAGCTGCCAAGATTGATTCGGAATCGCGCCTGCTATGGCGGTGGCCAGCGCGACGGATGTCAGCTGAGTCGATTCGCGATTGTATTCTCGCCGTCAGTGGGCAGTTGAATCTGAAAATGGGCGGGCGGGGATATAACCTGTTCAAACAACGGGGCGGACTTTCCGGCTATACACCAATCGAAACGTTTGAACAAGATGGACTGCGTCGAATGATTTACGCACACAAAGTGCGTCGCGAAAGAGACGCGGTTTTCGGAGCCTTTGATTGTCCGGATGGCGGACAAAGTCAGGCTCGACGTATCGAATCGACAACACCAATTCAGGCACTCAATCTATTCAACAGCCGCTTTGTTATCGATCAGGCAGAAGAGTTTGCGAAGCGTGTTCAGTCGGAAGTGGGAGACGATACGAATCAACAGGTTCAACAGGTCTATCTGGTTGCACTGAATCGCAACCCCAGCGATGAAGAATTGAAGGATATTGAGCCGATCGTCCGTGAGTACGGTTTAGCAACACTGTGTCGAGTTCTGTTTAACAGCAACGAGTTTTTGTTTATTCCATAA
- the lnt gene encoding apolipoprotein N-acyltransferase → MDDANTMTAPETQTRQSQSVPTEKRKRGRVELSVQQIIEKAENEPVKFRYAAIWSACAGLMLWASYPPLSWSPLAWVAILPWLLLIRIEQPTRRMLFASYVGGLCFTIPALQWMRYGDPLMYIGWMALAFYIAAYVPAFIGITRIAVHRWKLPLLVAAPVVWTGLEYLRGFLFTGFGWYYLGHSQVLWLELIQISDLVGAYGVSFVMVLFASAVALQIPASWMRRIGILKPGAEQIEPRAMRSLIIATAVLGSTLGYGYYRCSVADFQPGPRVALIQGNFRASLVVPPNEYEESFLVHNELTGMAVEHQPDLIVWPEGMFRYALLEADENLSAADLSQIAPHISPGSWRNSDVNSTLATMSEKAGAALVIGLGAYVASTDGLAQYNAAQFVTPETGIDQRYDKLHRVPFGEYIPGSDYPLLSGFFPQNFGLTAGKQAVPFDYESWRFAPVICFEDTVPHVTRKITHAIESQSEKPVDVLINLSNDGWFAGSSEHDQHLITAQFRAIELRKPLVRAANMGISSCIDGNGQVLEPEVFMTKDQVNWQPREISFIDPDTGTYRKKLEAVLVQTVPLDNRSSLYLMLGDWFAAFCLFACGALILSRWFPKRETANSNA, encoded by the coding sequence ATGGATGATGCAAACACGATGACGGCTCCAGAAACGCAGACGCGACAGTCTCAATCAGTCCCAACGGAGAAAAGGAAACGCGGTCGCGTGGAATTGAGTGTTCAGCAGATTATTGAAAAGGCAGAAAACGAGCCTGTCAAATTTCGTTATGCGGCGATCTGGTCAGCCTGTGCGGGACTGATGCTCTGGGCGAGTTATCCTCCTTTGAGTTGGAGTCCACTGGCGTGGGTTGCCATCCTGCCCTGGTTACTGTTGATACGCATCGAACAACCGACTCGCCGCATGCTGTTCGCCTCTTATGTCGGCGGATTATGTTTTACAATTCCAGCTCTGCAGTGGATGCGTTATGGCGATCCGCTCATGTATATCGGCTGGATGGCGCTCGCGTTTTATATCGCCGCGTATGTCCCGGCATTTATCGGAATTACTCGAATCGCCGTTCATCGCTGGAAATTACCTTTATTGGTCGCGGCTCCCGTTGTCTGGACAGGACTCGAATACTTACGCGGTTTTCTCTTCACTGGCTTCGGCTGGTATTATCTGGGACATTCGCAAGTGCTATGGCTCGAACTGATTCAAATCAGCGATCTTGTCGGTGCCTACGGCGTCAGCTTTGTGATGGTCCTGTTTGCTTCGGCTGTCGCTTTGCAAATTCCAGCCAGCTGGATGCGTCGCATCGGGATTCTCAAGCCAGGTGCAGAACAAATCGAACCACGAGCCATGCGTTCGCTTATCATCGCCACTGCCGTACTCGGATCAACCCTCGGCTACGGCTATTACCGTTGTTCAGTTGCCGACTTCCAGCCTGGACCCCGAGTCGCATTGATTCAGGGAAATTTCCGGGCCTCTCTGGTTGTTCCGCCCAATGAGTATGAAGAATCGTTTCTGGTTCATAATGAATTGACGGGCATGGCAGTTGAACATCAGCCGGATCTGATTGTCTGGCCTGAAGGCATGTTTCGTTATGCTCTTCTCGAAGCCGATGAAAATCTCTCGGCAGCCGACTTAAGCCAGATTGCTCCGCATATTTCTCCCGGCAGTTGGAGAAACAGCGATGTGAATAGTACCTTGGCCACAATGAGTGAGAAAGCCGGGGCGGCTCTCGTGATTGGTCTGGGTGCCTACGTCGCTTCGACTGATGGACTGGCACAATACAATGCCGCTCAGTTTGTGACTCCCGAAACGGGCATCGATCAACGCTACGACAAACTTCACCGTGTTCCCTTTGGAGAATACATTCCCGGTTCCGACTATCCATTGCTCTCAGGATTCTTCCCACAGAACTTCGGCCTGACTGCCGGCAAGCAAGCGGTTCCGTTTGATTATGAATCGTGGCGTTTTGCTCCGGTCATCTGTTTTGAAGATACCGTCCCACATGTCACGCGAAAAATTACACACGCGATTGAATCGCAATCGGAAAAGCCCGTCGATGTGCTGATTAACCTCTCGAACGATGGCTGGTTTGCAGGATCAAGCGAACACGATCAGCATCTCATCACGGCTCAGTTCCGAGCCATCGAATTGAGAAAGCCACTTGTCCGAGCCGCCAATATGGGAATCTCATCCTGCATTGATGGCAATGGTCAAGTTCTCGAACCCGAAGTCTTCATGACCAAAGATCAAGTCAACTGGCAGCCCCGCGAAATTTCTTTTATCGATCCTGATACGGGAACGTATCGCAAGAAACTGGAAGCAGTACTCGTGCAAACGGTGCCCCTCGATAATCGCAGTAGTCTGTATCTAATGCTCGGGGACTGGTTTGCGGCTTTTTGCCTGTTCGCTTGTGGAGCGTTGATTTTGTCACGCTGGTTTCCGAAGCGCGAGACGGCTAACAGCAACGCTTAA